Proteins encoded together in one Vitis vinifera cultivar Pinot Noir 40024 chromosome 4, ASM3070453v1 window:
- the LOC100263246 gene encoding Transcription repressor OFP7-like, with protein MARRFKLRISRVIPSFQSCRSKDPSSLPENPVPVFFRLSPANPEVIHLDLPATPPPPKPHRNSLKRHVSSAIISVGCGLGSRSSRQCFSDDDDSESPEFKWKKEDKWHVVAKVYDDNPRQKIYNSSVSGESDDDVLPPPPPPTAEKKKRRSKKKKAAFRVRMSTSSADSGLFSSDCGQENDGEETETLVSSSRSFSTDSSSEFNPHLETIREMPMNGVRRKKKKNAKKVKKVKRCVSKSDKGGGSPRNAKTSGLSSPESESPARLSMFQRLIPCTVDGKVRESFAVVKKSEDPYEDFKRSMMEMILEKQMFEEKDLEQLLHCFLSLNSRHHHGVIVEAFTEIWDVLFCKPPTHKRASKAL; from the coding sequence ATGGCGAGACGTTTCAAGCTTCGGATTTCGCGAGTCATCCCATCTTTCCAATCCTGTCGCTCCAAGGATCCGTCCAGTCTTCCTGAAAATCCTGTTCCTGTGTTCTTCCGCCTCTCTCCGGCTAACCCTGAAGTCATCCACCTCGACTTACCGGCGACCCCGCCTCCGCCCAAACCCCATCGCAACTCCCTCAAGCGCCACGTGTCTTCTGCGATCATATCCGTCGGGTGTGGTTTGGGGTCGAGGTCCTCCAGGCAATGCTTCTCCGATGACGATGACAGCGAATCGCCGGAGTTCAAGTGGAAGAAGGAAGACAAGTGGCACGTGGTTGCCAAGGTCTACGACGACAACCCTCGCCAGAAAATATATAACTCATCTGTTTCCGGGGAGTCGGACGATGATGTGTTGCCTCCACCGCCACCTCCCACGGCGGAGAAGAAGAAACGGAGGAGTAAAAAGAAGAAAGCAGCGTTTAGAGTTCGCATGAGTACTTCTTCAGCTGACAGTGGGTTGTTTAGCAGTGACTGTGGTCAGGAGAATGACGGTGAGGAAACAGAAACCCTAGTTTCTTCTTCAAGAAGCTTCTCCACTGATTCATCGTCGGAGTTCAATCCTCATTTGGAGACAATACGCGAGATGCCCATGAATGGAGTGAGGCGTAAGAAAAAGAAGAACGCGAAGAAGGTTAAGAAGGTTAAACGCTGCGTTTCGAAGAGCGATAAGGGAGGCGGGTCACCAAGAAACGCGAAGACAAGTGGGCTGTCGTCTCCAGAAAGTGAGTCGCCGGCGAGGTTGTCAATGTTCCAGAGGCTGATACCCTGTACTGTGGACGGAAAGGTTAGGGAGAGTTTTGCAGTGGTGAAGAAATCGGAGGACCCCTACGAAGATTTCAAGAGGTCAATGATGGAGATGATACTGGAGAAACAGATGTTCGAAGAGAAGGACTTGGAGCAGCTCCTCCACTGTTTTCTGTCCCTGAACTCGCGCCACCACCATGGAGTCATCGTCGAGGCTTTCACAGAGATTTGGGATGTTCTGTTCTGTAAACCCCCGACCCACAAACGGGCGTCTAAAGCTCTCTGA